A genomic stretch from Haloarchaeobius amylolyticus includes:
- a CDS encoding radical SAM protein gives MTDPATLDVTIVDGYVDEPAHFGVPPYISTYPRYTAGALVDAGVPADQITYLTIDELREDRMLWAEVEQADLMCYLGGMTVPGKYVGGTPAEPDEVKELAWTAQGTTLMGGPVKFGVGDENAGATETERDDLDYDFVAKGDVEAAAYDLVESGLEGFNNRMRDNEEIDRWAADGAFVIEQHPNHPEYLICEMETSRGCPYRCSFCTEPLYGNPSFRQPDSVIGEVEELYDRGARHFRLGRQADILAYGGDGEKPNPDALRELYGGIREVAPDLGTLHLDNMNPITVVEWPELSREGIRIIAKHNTPGDTAAFGLESADPQVQDANNLNVTAEEAFQAVKIVNEEGGWRPGDEPGTGPSTGPDAPRRLPKLLPGINLLHGLKAEREETFQHNLDFLHRVYDAGLMLRRVNIRQVMTFAGTDMNSEGAHIAHDHKQLFKSYKQQVREEIDNPMLQRLAPPGTILEDVHLEYHEDGTTFGRQLGTYPLLVGLPGEYDLGQTVDVALVDHGYRSVTGVPYPLDLNSASMKELTAIPGIGKGTAGDIIVDRPYADPTEVTAEVDLTKYATARRQSGAD, from the coding sequence ATGACCGACCCCGCGACACTCGACGTCACCATCGTCGACGGCTACGTCGACGAGCCGGCGCACTTCGGGGTGCCGCCCTACATCTCGACCTATCCCCGGTACACCGCCGGGGCGCTGGTCGACGCGGGGGTGCCAGCCGACCAGATCACGTACCTCACCATCGACGAACTGCGCGAGGACCGCATGCTGTGGGCCGAGGTCGAACAGGCCGACCTCATGTGCTACCTCGGCGGGATGACCGTCCCCGGGAAGTACGTCGGCGGCACGCCCGCGGAACCGGACGAGGTGAAAGAACTCGCCTGGACCGCACAGGGCACGACCCTGATGGGCGGCCCCGTGAAGTTCGGCGTCGGCGACGAGAACGCCGGCGCGACCGAGACCGAACGCGACGACCTCGACTACGACTTCGTGGCGAAGGGCGACGTGGAGGCCGCCGCCTACGACCTCGTGGAGAGTGGGCTGGAGGGCTTCAACAACCGGATGCGCGACAACGAGGAGATCGACCGCTGGGCCGCCGACGGCGCGTTCGTCATCGAACAGCACCCGAACCACCCGGAGTACCTCATCTGCGAGATGGAGACCTCGCGTGGCTGCCCGTACCGGTGCTCGTTCTGTACCGAACCGCTGTACGGGAATCCCTCCTTCCGCCAGCCCGACTCCGTCATCGGTGAGGTGGAGGAGCTGTACGACCGTGGTGCCCGGCACTTCCGGCTGGGCCGGCAGGCCGACATCCTCGCCTACGGCGGCGACGGCGAGAAGCCGAACCCGGACGCCCTGCGCGAGCTGTACGGCGGCATCCGCGAGGTCGCGCCCGACCTCGGGACGCTCCATCTCGACAACATGAACCCCATTACGGTCGTCGAGTGGCCCGAACTGTCGCGCGAGGGCATCCGCATCATCGCGAAGCACAACACCCCCGGCGACACGGCCGCCTTCGGCCTCGAATCCGCCGACCCGCAGGTGCAGGACGCGAACAACCTCAACGTGACCGCCGAGGAGGCGTTCCAGGCGGTGAAGATCGTCAACGAGGAGGGTGGCTGGCGGCCGGGTGACGAGCCCGGAACCGGCCCCTCGACCGGGCCCGACGCGCCGCGTCGGCTCCCGAAGCTCCTCCCGGGCATCAACCTGCTCCACGGGCTGAAGGCCGAGCGCGAGGAGACGTTCCAGCACAACCTCGACTTCCTCCACCGGGTGTACGACGCCGGCCTGATGCTCCGGCGTGTGAACATCCGGCAGGTGATGACGTTCGCCGGCACCGACATGAACAGCGAGGGCGCCCACATCGCCCACGACCACAAGCAGTTGTTCAAGTCCTACAAGCAGCAGGTGCGCGAGGAGATCGACAACCCGATGCTCCAGCGCCTCGCGCCGCCGGGGACCATCCTCGAGGACGTGCACCTGGAGTACCACGAGGACGGGACGACCTTCGGCCGCCAGCTGGGAACCTACCCGCTGCTCGTGGGGCTCCCCGGCGAGTACGACCTCGGCCAGACCGTCGACGTGGCCCTCGTCGACCACGGCTATCGCTCGGTGACGGGCGTGCCCTACCCCCTCGACCTCAACAGCGCCTCGATGAAGGAGCTGACCGCGATTCCGGGCATCGGCAAGGGGACCGCGGGCGACATCATCGTCGACCGCCCCTACGCCGACCCGACCGAGGTGACCGCCGAGGTCGACCTCACGAAGTACGCGACCGCCCGACGGCAGTCCGGCGCCGACTGA
- a CDS encoding DUF4397 domain-containing protein: MATNTQVRIGHCSPDAPAVDVIVDGETVASDVSFKNVSDYMELPAGSHDVKICPAGKPDQPVIEKSLELEADHEFTILAIGTLADIDTLVLNDKNEEKANAGRVRFVHAAPDAPSVDVAFDGAKLFTEMPFGKAGAYASVDAGSYELQVMPAGKKKPVLSVPDVTVEAGKTYTAFAVGQLSDDSLDAIITLDHQPMVAP; the protein is encoded by the coding sequence ATGGCAACAAACACGCAAGTACGCATCGGGCACTGCTCACCGGACGCCCCGGCCGTCGACGTCATCGTCGACGGGGAGACGGTCGCCTCGGACGTCTCGTTCAAGAACGTCAGCGACTACATGGAGCTGCCCGCGGGCAGTCACGACGTCAAGATCTGCCCCGCCGGTAAGCCGGACCAGCCGGTCATCGAGAAGTCCCTGGAGCTGGAGGCCGACCACGAGTTCACGATACTCGCCATCGGCACGCTCGCCGACATCGACACCCTCGTCCTGAACGACAAGAACGAGGAGAAGGCGAACGCGGGCCGGGTCCGCTTCGTCCACGCGGCCCCCGACGCCCCCAGCGTCGACGTGGCTTTCGACGGCGCGAAACTGTTCACCGAGATGCCGTTCGGGAAGGCGGGCGCCTACGCCAGCGTCGACGCCGGCAGCTACGAACTCCAGGTCATGCCCGCCGGGAAGAAGAAGCCCGTCCTGTCGGTCCCCGACGTCACCGTCGAGGCCGGCAAGACCTACACCGCGTTCGCGGTCGGGCAGCTGAGCGACGACTCGCTCGACGCCATCATCACGCTGGACCACCAGCCGATGGTCGCGCCCTGA
- a CDS encoding DUF7559 family protein, which produces MPATMEVKCTDGECELDMFELHYTYDMPDDTTVGDFVCPYCQGSDCLEEIEL; this is translated from the coding sequence ATGCCAGCGACGATGGAGGTCAAGTGTACCGACGGCGAGTGTGAGCTGGACATGTTCGAACTCCACTACACGTACGACATGCCCGACGACACCACGGTCGGTGACTTCGTCTGCCCGTACTGCCAGGGGAGCGACTGCCTGGAGGAGATCGAGCTATGA
- a CDS encoding Hsp20/alpha crystallin family protein → MTLRDIGKTVSDSVLKQVGRAASQVQENRPLPVDVLESDDAYLVVFDAPGATQSDVQVRYIEGAVEVRIDRFRQFYEEFEMRVPGRGMSLDGHAKLPADALVNAEDAKATLRKNGTLEIEIPKEEGGETEESGDTVTIAEPDEGDDEPFDDEDFDE, encoded by the coding sequence ATGACGCTGCGGGACATCGGCAAGACGGTCAGCGATTCCGTCCTCAAGCAGGTCGGCCGCGCCGCCAGTCAGGTGCAGGAGAACCGACCGCTCCCGGTCGACGTCCTCGAGTCCGACGACGCCTACCTCGTCGTCTTCGACGCCCCCGGCGCGACCCAGTCCGACGTGCAGGTCCGCTACATCGAGGGCGCGGTCGAGGTCCGCATCGACCGCTTCCGCCAGTTCTACGAGGAGTTCGAGATGCGCGTCCCCGGCCGCGGCATGTCCCTCGACGGGCACGCGAAGCTCCCGGCCGACGCGCTCGTCAACGCCGAGGACGCGAAGGCGACCCTCCGGAAGAACGGTACGCTGGAGATCGAGATTCCGAAGGAAGAAGGCGGGGAAACCGAGGAATCGGGCGACACCGTCACCATCGCCGAACCCGACGAGGGCGACGACGAGCCGTTCGACGACGAGGACTTCGACGAGTAA
- a CDS encoding NAD(P)/FAD-dependent oxidoreductase — MTESEGPETVAVVGAGAVGTTAAYDLARDGADVTLFEAGDIAGGSTGRASGICYDAFAEDVDAAVAQRAMERFRAFDGQGDFELTPWPYVWLAREGDERRAEAIREQVPRMQTNGRNVELVDPADLAAEFDDLRTDDVAVAAVAHDAAHVVPETYPPLLAEKAEAEGATVRTDTPVDLSTDPTGVVPDGEDAVQEFDAVLVAAGAHSKQLLADAGAPIAMKPYRVQALTASDDLAVPICYDATGGFYLRPHPEGLLAGDGTEEVEADPDEWDRDADDWFLDDMAEGLDRRIGQSPEVERSWAGLCTATPDRDPLLGEVRDGLYVATGFQGHGFMRSPALGEAVAAEILGDEGIEPFDPTRFEGDEAFEIVEGMDVE, encoded by the coding sequence ATGACCGAATCGGAGGGTCCGGAGACCGTCGCCGTCGTCGGGGCCGGTGCGGTCGGCACCACTGCGGCGTACGACCTCGCGCGCGACGGCGCCGACGTGACCCTGTTCGAGGCGGGCGATATCGCCGGCGGGAGCACCGGGCGCGCCTCCGGTATCTGCTACGACGCCTTCGCCGAGGACGTCGACGCCGCGGTCGCCCAGCGCGCCATGGAGCGTTTCCGGGCGTTCGACGGCCAGGGCGACTTCGAGTTGACGCCGTGGCCCTACGTCTGGCTGGCCCGGGAGGGCGACGAGCGACGTGCCGAGGCCATCCGCGAGCAGGTCCCCCGGATGCAGACCAACGGCCGGAACGTCGAACTGGTCGACCCGGCCGACCTCGCAGCCGAGTTCGACGACCTCCGGACCGACGACGTGGCGGTCGCCGCGGTCGCCCACGACGCGGCCCACGTCGTCCCCGAGACCTACCCCCCGCTGCTCGCCGAGAAGGCCGAGGCGGAGGGCGCGACGGTTCGGACGGACACCCCGGTCGACCTCAGCACCGACCCGACGGGCGTGGTTCCCGATGGCGAAGACGCAGTGCAGGAGTTCGACGCGGTGCTGGTCGCCGCCGGCGCGCACTCGAAACAGTTGCTCGCCGACGCCGGGGCCCCCATCGCGATGAAGCCCTACCGCGTGCAGGCACTGACCGCGAGCGACGACCTCGCGGTCCCCATCTGCTACGACGCCACCGGCGGATTCTACCTCCGGCCCCACCCAGAAGGGCTGCTCGCGGGCGACGGAACCGAGGAGGTCGAGGCTGACCCCGACGAGTGGGACCGTGACGCCGACGACTGGTTCCTGGACGATATGGCCGAGGGGCTGGACCGGCGCATCGGCCAGTCACCCGAGGTCGAGCGGTCCTGGGCCGGCCTCTGTACCGCGACGCCGGACCGTGACCCCCTGCTTGGCGAGGTTCGCGACGGGCTCTACGTCGCGACCGGCTTCCAGGGCCACGGGTTCATGCGGTCGCCCGCGCTGGGTGAAGCCGTCGCTGCGGAGATTCTCGGCGACGAGGGCATCGAGCCGTTCGACCCGACCCGGTTCGAGGGTGACGAGGCGTTCGAGATCGTCGAAGGGATGGATGTGGAGTAG
- a CDS encoding creatininase family protein: protein MHLARHTTTTLRDRLDSAEVALLPTGSVEQHGPALPLGTDFMAAEAVADAVSDRDDAVCLPTLPVGVSEHHRQFDGTLWTHPDTFENYVSDVLASVASHGVRKAVIVNGHGGNTDAITRAARRLRREETAFAAPWNWWSNLEGLDAELFGQSGIGHADEVETSMVMHVEPDLVREENLEDAEDGAADSWGKSVHGANVGFDTADFSESGAVGHPTAGSPGAGKQLFEKATDDLDALVDWLAGHEFEALLPEAHR, encoded by the coding sequence ATGCACCTCGCGCGACACACGACGACGACCCTCCGCGACCGCCTCGACTCCGCCGAGGTCGCCCTCCTGCCGACGGGCAGCGTCGAACAGCACGGCCCCGCCCTGCCACTGGGAACCGACTTCATGGCGGCCGAGGCGGTCGCCGACGCCGTTTCCGACCGCGACGACGCGGTCTGCTTGCCCACACTCCCCGTGGGCGTCAGCGAGCACCACCGCCAGTTCGACGGGACGCTCTGGACCCACCCCGACACCTTCGAGAACTACGTGAGCGACGTGCTGGCGAGCGTCGCCAGCCACGGCGTCCGCAAGGCCGTCATCGTCAACGGCCATGGCGGCAACACCGACGCCATCACCCGCGCGGCTCGCCGCCTCCGGCGCGAGGAGACGGCCTTCGCCGCGCCGTGGAACTGGTGGTCGAACCTCGAGGGGCTGGACGCGGAACTGTTCGGCCAGTCCGGCATCGGCCACGCCGACGAGGTCGAGACGAGCATGGTGATGCACGTCGAACCGGACCTCGTCCGCGAGGAGAACCTGGAGGACGCCGAGGACGGGGCGGCGGACTCGTGGGGCAAGTCGGTCCACGGCGCGAACGTCGGCTTCGACACCGCGGACTTCTCCGAGTCCGGGGCGGTCGGCCACCCCACCGCCGGCTCGCCCGGCGCCGGGAAGCAACTGTTCGAGAAGGCGACCGACGACCTCGACGCGCTGGTCGACTGGCTCGCCGGCCACGAGTTCGAGGCGCTGCTGCCGGAGGCGCACCGATGA
- a CDS encoding class I SAM-dependent DNA methyltransferase, translated as MPLDAVIEDLEQDPHRPRSFYEYPALYDFYHSRVLDRDAQVGLLRRYEPEDTTRVLEFGCGTGPLLTRIEDEYETVLGIDVNEAMLAVARERVTTAEVREADFTAWSAADDGLVFDVSVLLGGMLHLTDDREVAALAENACESLRDDGAFVTFFQPFSDDVENGSRDVQTAESDRYSVERHSTSALTSADGHYTTTYQFVIRDEAEDREVTMGTVFEGRFHDPDALRETFADAGFSQVAIHDGDGPTTLHAVK; from the coding sequence ATGCCGCTCGACGCCGTCATCGAGGACCTCGAACAGGACCCGCACCGGCCCCGGAGTTTCTACGAGTACCCCGCCCTCTACGACTTCTATCACTCGCGCGTCCTCGACAGGGACGCACAGGTCGGACTGCTCCGGCGATACGAACCCGAGGACACCACCCGGGTGCTCGAGTTCGGCTGTGGCACCGGCCCGCTGCTCACGCGCATCGAGGACGAGTACGAGACGGTCCTCGGCATCGACGTGAACGAGGCGATGCTCGCGGTGGCGAGAGAGCGCGTCACGACGGCCGAGGTCCGCGAGGCCGACTTCACCGCGTGGTCGGCGGCCGACGACGGCCTGGTGTTCGACGTGTCGGTGCTGCTGGGCGGGATGTTACACCTCACGGACGACCGGGAGGTCGCGGCCCTCGCCGAGAACGCGTGCGAGAGCCTCCGGGACGACGGCGCCTTCGTGACCTTCTTCCAGCCGTTCTCGGACGACGTCGAGAACGGGAGCCGGGACGTCCAGACCGCCGAGTCCGACCGGTACTCGGTCGAGCGTCACTCCACCAGTGCCCTCACGTCCGCCGACGGGCACTACACCACGACCTACCAGTTCGTCATCCGCGACGAGGCCGAAGACCGCGAGGTGACGATGGGGACCGTCTTCGAGGGGCGGTTCCACGACCCCGACGCACTGCGGGAGACGTTCGCCGACGCCGGGTTCTCGCAGGTGGCGATACACGACGGCGACGGCCCGACGACGCTCCACGCGGTGAAGTAG